From a single Canis lupus baileyi chromosome 14, mCanLup2.hap1, whole genome shotgun sequence genomic region:
- the SLC52A2 gene encoding solute carrier family 52, riboflavin transporter, member 2 isoform X1, producing MAAPPLGRLLSTHLLVALFGMGSWAAINGIWVELPVVVKDLPEGWSLPSYLSVLVALGNLGLLLVTLWRRLAPGKSERVPIQVVQALSVVGTALLAPLWHHVAPIAGQLHSVAFLTLASVLALACCASNVTFLPFLSHLPPPFLRSFFLGQGLSALLPCVLALLQGVGHLECLPASSNGTLWLPNDFPERFPASTFFWVLTALLVTSAAAFQGLLLLLPSPPSASTAGLGSDLRVRTPGVEEEEEEEEASPLQESPNQAAGAPPSPDPDAHRLLSVHSACLLGLLAITNALTNGVLPSVQSFSCLPYGRLAYHLAVVLGSAANPLACFLAMGVLCRAGWSLCAGHALWVLPDGTGNPEPLPALGGHLCRGGPCGAVMGTVFGCVFLREGGRELLAARWRPAGAAGSWSGHPGGLPARCCRHVSSHQHLSRVPQREGLCGPVWLLSLGG from the exons ATGGCAGCACCCCCGCTGGGCCGCCTCTTGTCGACACACCTGCTGGTGGCCCTCTTTGGCATGGGCTCTTGGGCTGCCATCAACGGGATCTGGGTGGAGCTGCCCGTGGTGGTGAAAGACCTTCCCGAGG GTTGGAGTCTGCCGTCCTATCTGTCTGTGCTGGTGGCGCTGGGGAACCTGGGTCTGTTGTTGGTGACTCTGTGGAGGCGGCTGGCTCCGGGCAAGAGCGAGCGGGTCCCCATTCAGGTGGTACAGGCGCTGAGCGTTGTGGGCACAGCCCTGCTGGCCCCACTGTGGCACCACGTGGCCCCCATAGCGGGGCAGCTCCACTCCGTGGCCTTCCTGACGCTGGCCTCCGTGCTGGCCCTGGCCTGCTGTGCCTCTAATGTCACCTTCCTGCCCTTCCTGAGCCACCTGCCACCTCCCTTCCTGCGCTCCTTCTTCCTGGGTCAGGGCCTCAGCGCCCTGCTGCCCTGTGTGCTGGCCCTACTGCAAGGCGTAGGCCACCTCGAATGTCTGCCAGCTTCTTCCAATGGCACCCTCTGGCTCCCCAACGACTTCCCAGAGCGTTTTCCCGCCAGCACCTTTTTCTGGGTGCTGACCGCTCTTCTGGTCACTTCGGCTGCTGCCTTCCAGGGTCTGCTGCTGTTGTTGCCATCACCGCCATCTGCATCCACAGCAGGTCTGGGGTCTGACCTGCGGGTGAGGACCCcaggagtggaggaggaggaggaggaggaagaggcttcACCGCTGCAGGAGTCACCGAACCAAGCAGCAGGCGCCCCTCCCAGCCCAGACCCTGACGCCCATCGGCTGCTCTCCGTCCACAGTGCCTGCCTGCTGGGCCTGCTGGCCATCACCAATGCACTGACCAACGGTGTGTTGCCTTCCGTGCAGAGCTTTTCCTGCTTGCCCTATGGCCGCCTGGCCTACCACTTGGCAGTGGTGTTGGGCAGCGCCGCCAACCCTCTCGCCTGCTTTCTGGCCATGGGCGTGCTATGCAG GGCTGGGTGGtctctctgtgctgggcatgctCTTTGGGTCCTACCTGATGGCACTGGCAATCCTGAGCCCTTGCCCGCCCTTGGTGGGCACCTCTGCAGGGGTGGTCCTTGTG GTGCTGTCATGGGTACTGTGTTCGGGTGTGTTTTCCTACGTGAAGGTGGCCGCGAGCTCCTTGCTGCACGGTGGCGGCCGGCCGGCGCTGCTGGCAGCTGGAGTGGCCATccaggtgggctccctgctcggtgctGTCGCCATGTTTCCTCCCACCAGCATCTATCACGTGTTCCGCAGCGGGAAGGACTGTGTGGACCAGTGTGGCTCCTAAGCCTGGGTGGATAG
- the TMEM249 gene encoding cation channel sperm-associated auxiliary subunit TMEM249 — protein sequence MGYWRDPEPGAWAACGSPADPLCPTQAPKGRASGLPTTSGGKRFQLWALGLFCTQRHLAKRLKNNSFYPFTQQQPNVFVLEYYLDTLWKGTLLFVVCLLLVSFGVVSQVRKQETWGFPACGLAVGLWLMISSLARRRLVLNHARGTYHFSIQGRTVCQGPMHLVYVRLALSSDAYGRCFFQLVLCGHKLEPLVLVQLSERYEQMEYLGRHIARKLNINYFDCLATSYRHVVRHWPLGAAFSPGIVQRKTRTYDKRDSQSDLDLDLDV from the exons ATGGG GTACTGGCGTGACCCTGAGCCCGGGGCGTGGGCGGCCTGCGGGAGCCCCGCTGACCCTCTGTGCCCAACGCAGGCCCCCAAGGGCCGGGCTAGCGGCCTGCCCACGACCTCCGGAGGCAAGCGCTTCCAGCTCTGGGCCCTGGGGCTCTTCTGCACCCAGCGCCACCTGGCCAAGCGCCTGAAGAACAACAGCTTCTACCCGTTCACACAGCAGCAGCCCAACG TCTTCGTGCTCGAGTACTACCTGGACACCCTGTGGAAGGGCACGCTGCTCTTCGTCGTCTGCCTCCTCCTCGTCAGCTTCGGCGTGGTGAGCCAG GTGCGGAAGCAGGAGACTTGGGGCTTCCCCGCGTGCGGCCTGGCCGTGGGCCTGTGGCTCATGATTTCGTCTTTGGCGCGGCGCCGCCTGGTGCTGAACCACGCGCGGGGCACGTACCACTTCTCCATCCAGGGCCGCACCGTGTGTCAGGGCCCTATGCACCTGGTCTACGTGCGCCTGGCGCTCAGCTCCGACG CCTACGGAAGGTGCTTCTTCCAGCTGGTTCTGTGCGGCCACAAACTAGAGCCGCTGGTGCTGGTGCAGCTGTCAGAGCGCTACGAG CAGATGGAATACCTGGGCCGTCACATTGCCCGGAAGCTCAACATTAACTACTTTGACTGCCTGGCCACGTCCTACCGCCACGTGGTCCGCCACTGGCCGCTgggggccgccttcagcccgggcatCGTGCAGCGCAAGACCCGCACGTACGACAAGCGGGACTCCCAGTCCGACCTGGACCTGGACCTGGACGTGTGA
- the FBXL6 gene encoding F-box/LRR-repeat protein 6 isoform X2: MAAGAARRARRRVRGAQPAGERARSAEDWWWDQLAPSGSGYHLLQSDSMLLVLPGPGPARPRVHRRAARRAQRQPAPAPRAPGAKARPRMAPAPEPPPGPDPGWGDRIPLEILLQIFGLLVAADGPVPFLGRAARVCRRWHQAASQPALWHTVTLSPSPAGRLAKSEAKAEKKLLASLEWLMPNRFSQLQRLTLIHWKSQLVSESCPRLTFLKLSDCHGVTSDTLIMLAKACPQLHSLDIQHSMVESTAVVSFLEEAGPRMRKLWLTYSSQTTAILGALLGSCCPQLQVLEVSTGINRSSTPLQLPVEGLQKGCPQLQVLRLLNLMWLPKPSGRVVTPGPGFPSLEELCLAGSTCNFVSNEALGRLLHGSPNLRLLDLRGCARITPAGLHDLPCQELEQLHLGLYGTSDRLTLAKEGSHLLTQKWCHTLRELDLSGQGFSEKDLEQALAAFSATRGGSHPALCSVNLRGTRVTPSTVSSVISSCPGLLYLNLESCRCLPRGLKRAYRGQEEVQWCLEQLLTSLPSSS; this comes from the exons ATGGCTGCCGGGGCGGCGCGACGGGCCCGGCGCCGGGTTCGGGGCGCGCAGCCGGCCGGGGAGCGGGCTCGCTCGGCCGAGGACTGGTGGTGGGACCAGCTGGCGCCGAGCGGCTCCGGGTACCACCTGCTGCAGTCGGACAGCATGCTGCTGGTGCTGCCGGGCCCGGGGCCTGCCCGTCCCCGCGTGCACCggcgcgccgcccgccgcgctcAGCGGCagccggcccccgcgccccgcgccccgggcgccAAGGCCAGGCCTAGAATGGCGCCCGCCCCGGAGCCGCCGCCGGGGCCCGACCCGGGCTGGGGCGACCGCATCCCCCTGGAAATTCTCCTGCAGATCTTCGGGCTGCTGGTGGCGGCCGATGGGCCCGTGCCCTTCCTCGGCAG GGCTGCTCGCGTGTGCCGCCGCTGGCACCAGGCGGCCTCCCAGCCTGCGCTCTGGCACACCGTGACCCTGTCACCGTCGCCGGCTGGCCGCCTCGCCAAGAGTGAAGCCAAGGCCGAGAAGAAGCTTCTCGCCTCCCTGGAGTGGCTTATGCCCAATCG GTTCTCGCAGCTCCAGAGGCTGACCCTCATCCACTGGAAGTCCCAG CTGGTTAGCGAGTCCTGTCCTCGGCTCACCTTCCTCAAGCTTTCCGATTGCCATGGTGTAACCTCTGACACTCTGATTATGCTAGCCAAAGCCTGCCCTCAGCTCCACAGCCTGGACATACAGCACTCCATG GTGGAGTCCACAGCCGTGGTGAGCTTCTTGGAGGAGGCAGGGCCCCGAATGCGCAAGTTGTGGCTGACCTACAGCTCCCAGACAACAGCCATCCTGGGTGCGCTTCTG GGCAGCTGTTGCCCCCAGCTCCAGGTCCTGGAGGTGAGCACCGGCATCAACCGCAGCAGCACTCCTCTCCAGCTGCCTGTTGAGGGGCTGCAGAAGGGCTGCCCCCAGCTGCAG GTGCTGCGGCTCCTAAACCTGATGTGGCTGCCCAAGCCTTCCGGGCGAGTGGTGACTCCTGGCCCAGGCTTCCCCAGCCTTGAGGAGCTCTGCCTCGCCGGTTCCACCTGCAACTTTGTAAGCAACGAGGCCCTGGGCCGCCTGCTCCACGGCTCCCCTAACCTGCGCCTGCTGGATCTTCGTGGCTGTGCCCGCATCACACCTGCCGGCCTGCACGATCTGCCGTGTCAGG AGCTAGAACAGCTTCACTTGGGTCTTTATGGCACGTCAGATCGCTTGACTCTAGCCAAAGAGGGCAGCCACCTGTTGACTCAGAAGTGGTGCCACACTCTGCGGGAACTGGACTTGAGTGGCCAGGGCTTCAGTGAGAAAGACCTGGAGCAGGCCTTGGCTGCCTTCTCAGCCACCCGTGGGGGCTCACACCCAGCCCTATGCTCTGTCAACCTCAGGGGCACTCGGGTCACACCAAGCACAGTCAG CTCTGTCATCAGCAGCTGCCCAGGCCTGCTCTATCTCAACCTGGAGTCCTGCCGCTGCCTTCCTCGGGGCCTGAAGCGGGCCTACCGAGGCCAGGAGGAAGTCCAGTGGTGCCTGGAGCAGCTGCTCAccagcctcccctcctccagctAG
- the SLC52A2 gene encoding solute carrier family 52, riboflavin transporter, member 2 isoform X2 — protein sequence MAAPPLGRLLSTHLLVALFGMGSWAAINGIWVELPVVVKDLPEGWSLPSYLSVLVALGNLGLLLVTLWRRLAPGKSERVPIQVVQALSVVGTALLAPLWHHVAPIAGQLHSVAFLTLASVLALACCASNVTFLPFLSHLPPPFLRSFFLGQGLSALLPCVLALLQGVGHLECLPASSNGTLWLPNDFPERFPASTFFWVLTALLVTSAAAFQGLLLLLPSPPSASTAGLGSDLRVRTPGVEEEEEEEEASPLQESPNQAAGAPPSPDPDAHRLLSVHSACLLGLLAITNALTNGVLPSVQSFSCLPYGRLAYHLAVVLGSAANPLACFLAMGVLCRSLAGLGGLSVLGMLFGSYLMALAILSPCPPLVGTSAGVVLVVLSWVLCSGVFSYVKVAASSLLHGGGRPALLAAGVAIQVGSLLGAVAMFPPTSIYHVFRSGKDCVDQCGS from the exons ATGGCAGCACCCCCGCTGGGCCGCCTCTTGTCGACACACCTGCTGGTGGCCCTCTTTGGCATGGGCTCTTGGGCTGCCATCAACGGGATCTGGGTGGAGCTGCCCGTGGTGGTGAAAGACCTTCCCGAGG GTTGGAGTCTGCCGTCCTATCTGTCTGTGCTGGTGGCGCTGGGGAACCTGGGTCTGTTGTTGGTGACTCTGTGGAGGCGGCTGGCTCCGGGCAAGAGCGAGCGGGTCCCCATTCAGGTGGTACAGGCGCTGAGCGTTGTGGGCACAGCCCTGCTGGCCCCACTGTGGCACCACGTGGCCCCCATAGCGGGGCAGCTCCACTCCGTGGCCTTCCTGACGCTGGCCTCCGTGCTGGCCCTGGCCTGCTGTGCCTCTAATGTCACCTTCCTGCCCTTCCTGAGCCACCTGCCACCTCCCTTCCTGCGCTCCTTCTTCCTGGGTCAGGGCCTCAGCGCCCTGCTGCCCTGTGTGCTGGCCCTACTGCAAGGCGTAGGCCACCTCGAATGTCTGCCAGCTTCTTCCAATGGCACCCTCTGGCTCCCCAACGACTTCCCAGAGCGTTTTCCCGCCAGCACCTTTTTCTGGGTGCTGACCGCTCTTCTGGTCACTTCGGCTGCTGCCTTCCAGGGTCTGCTGCTGTTGTTGCCATCACCGCCATCTGCATCCACAGCAGGTCTGGGGTCTGACCTGCGGGTGAGGACCCcaggagtggaggaggaggaggaggaggaagaggcttcACCGCTGCAGGAGTCACCGAACCAAGCAGCAGGCGCCCCTCCCAGCCCAGACCCTGACGCCCATCGGCTGCTCTCCGTCCACAGTGCCTGCCTGCTGGGCCTGCTGGCCATCACCAATGCACTGACCAACGGTGTGTTGCCTTCCGTGCAGAGCTTTTCCTGCTTGCCCTATGGCCGCCTGGCCTACCACTTGGCAGTGGTGTTGGGCAGCGCCGCCAACCCTCTCGCCTGCTTTCTGGCCATGGGCGTGCTATGCAG GTCTCTGGCAGGGCTGGGTGGtctctctgtgctgggcatgctCTTTGGGTCCTACCTGATGGCACTGGCAATCCTGAGCCCTTGCCCGCCCTTGGTGGGCACCTCTGCAGGGGTGGTCCTTGTG GTGCTGTCATGGGTACTGTGTTCGGGTGTGTTTTCCTACGTGAAGGTGGCCGCGAGCTCCTTGCTGCACGGTGGCGGCCGGCCGGCGCTGCTGGCAGCTGGAGTGGCCATccaggtgggctccctgctcggtgctGTCGCCATGTTTCCTCCCACCAGCATCTATCACGTGTTCCGCAGCGGGAAGGACTGTGTGGACCAGTGTGGCTCCTAA
- the SLC52A2 gene encoding solute carrier family 52, riboflavin transporter, member 2 isoform X3: MAAPPLGRLLSTHLLVALFGMGSWAAINGIWVELPVVVKDLPEGWSLPSYLSVLVALGNLGLLLVTLWRRLAPGKSERVPIQGLLLLLPSPPSASTAGLGSDLRVRTPGVEEEEEEEEASPLQESPNQAAGAPPSPDPDAHRLLSVHSACLLGLLAITNALTNGVLPSVQSFSCLPYGRLAYHLAVVLGSAANPLACFLAMGVLCRSLAGLGGLSVLGMLFGSYLMALAILSPCPPLVGTSAGVVLVVLSWVLCSGVFSYVKVAASSLLHGGGRPALLAAGVAIQVGSLLGAVAMFPPTSIYHVFRSGKDCVDQCGS, encoded by the exons ATGGCAGCACCCCCGCTGGGCCGCCTCTTGTCGACACACCTGCTGGTGGCCCTCTTTGGCATGGGCTCTTGGGCTGCCATCAACGGGATCTGGGTGGAGCTGCCCGTGGTGGTGAAAGACCTTCCCGAGG GTTGGAGTCTGCCGTCCTATCTGTCTGTGCTGGTGGCGCTGGGGAACCTGGGTCTGTTGTTGGTGACTCTGTGGAGGCGGCTGGCTCCGGGCAAGAGCGAGCGGGTCCCCATTCAG GGTCTGCTGCTGTTGTTGCCATCACCGCCATCTGCATCCACAGCAGGTCTGGGGTCTGACCTGCGGGTGAGGACCCcaggagtggaggaggaggaggaggaggaagaggcttcACCGCTGCAGGAGTCACCGAACCAAGCAGCAGGCGCCCCTCCCAGCCCAGACCCTGACGCCCATCGGCTGCTCTCCGTCCACAGTGCCTGCCTGCTGGGCCTGCTGGCCATCACCAATGCACTGACCAACGGTGTGTTGCCTTCCGTGCAGAGCTTTTCCTGCTTGCCCTATGGCCGCCTGGCCTACCACTTGGCAGTGGTGTTGGGCAGCGCCGCCAACCCTCTCGCCTGCTTTCTGGCCATGGGCGTGCTATGCAG GTCTCTGGCAGGGCTGGGTGGtctctctgtgctgggcatgctCTTTGGGTCCTACCTGATGGCACTGGCAATCCTGAGCCCTTGCCCGCCCTTGGTGGGCACCTCTGCAGGGGTGGTCCTTGTG GTGCTGTCATGGGTACTGTGTTCGGGTGTGTTTTCCTACGTGAAGGTGGCCGCGAGCTCCTTGCTGCACGGTGGCGGCCGGCCGGCGCTGCTGGCAGCTGGAGTGGCCATccaggtgggctccctgctcggtgctGTCGCCATGTTTCCTCCCACCAGCATCTATCACGTGTTCCGCAGCGGGAAGGACTGTGTGGACCAGTGTGGCTCCTAA
- the FBXL6 gene encoding F-box/LRR-repeat protein 6 isoform X3, which produces MAAGAARRARRRVRGAQPAGERARSAEDWWWDQLAPSGSGYHLLQSDSMLLVLPGPGPARPRVHRRAARRAQRQPAPAPRAPGAKARPRMAPAPEPPPGPDPGWGDRIPLEILLQIFGLLVAADGPVPFLGRAARVCRRWHQAASQPALWHTVTLSPSPAGRLAKSEAKAEKKLLASLEWLMPNRFSQLQRLTLIHWKSQVHPVLKLVSESCPRLTFLKLSDCHGVTSDTLIMLAKACPQLHSLDIQHSMVESTAVVSFLEEAGPRMRKLWLTYSSQTTAILGALLGSCCPQLQVLEVLRLLNLMWLPKPSGRVVTPGPGFPSLEELCLAGSTCNFVSNEALGRLLHGSPNLRLLDLRGCARITPAGLHDLPCQELEQLHLGLYGTSDRLTLAKEGSHLLTQKWCHTLRELDLSGQGFSEKDLEQALAAFSATRGGSHPALCSVNLRGTRVTPSTVSSVISSCPGLLYLNLESCRCLPRGLKRAYRGQEEVQWCLEQLLTSLPSSS; this is translated from the exons ATGGCTGCCGGGGCGGCGCGACGGGCCCGGCGCCGGGTTCGGGGCGCGCAGCCGGCCGGGGAGCGGGCTCGCTCGGCCGAGGACTGGTGGTGGGACCAGCTGGCGCCGAGCGGCTCCGGGTACCACCTGCTGCAGTCGGACAGCATGCTGCTGGTGCTGCCGGGCCCGGGGCCTGCCCGTCCCCGCGTGCACCggcgcgccgcccgccgcgctcAGCGGCagccggcccccgcgccccgcgccccgggcgccAAGGCCAGGCCTAGAATGGCGCCCGCCCCGGAGCCGCCGCCGGGGCCCGACCCGGGCTGGGGCGACCGCATCCCCCTGGAAATTCTCCTGCAGATCTTCGGGCTGCTGGTGGCGGCCGATGGGCCCGTGCCCTTCCTCGGCAG GGCTGCTCGCGTGTGCCGCCGCTGGCACCAGGCGGCCTCCCAGCCTGCGCTCTGGCACACCGTGACCCTGTCACCGTCGCCGGCTGGCCGCCTCGCCAAGAGTGAAGCCAAGGCCGAGAAGAAGCTTCTCGCCTCCCTGGAGTGGCTTATGCCCAATCG GTTCTCGCAGCTCCAGAGGCTGACCCTCATCCACTGGAAGTCCCAGGTACACCCCGTGTTGAAG CTGGTTAGCGAGTCCTGTCCTCGGCTCACCTTCCTCAAGCTTTCCGATTGCCATGGTGTAACCTCTGACACTCTGATTATGCTAGCCAAAGCCTGCCCTCAGCTCCACAGCCTGGACATACAGCACTCCATG GTGGAGTCCACAGCCGTGGTGAGCTTCTTGGAGGAGGCAGGGCCCCGAATGCGCAAGTTGTGGCTGACCTACAGCTCCCAGACAACAGCCATCCTGGGTGCGCTTCTG GGCAGCTGTTGCCCCCAGCTCCAGGTCCTGGAG GTGCTGCGGCTCCTAAACCTGATGTGGCTGCCCAAGCCTTCCGGGCGAGTGGTGACTCCTGGCCCAGGCTTCCCCAGCCTTGAGGAGCTCTGCCTCGCCGGTTCCACCTGCAACTTTGTAAGCAACGAGGCCCTGGGCCGCCTGCTCCACGGCTCCCCTAACCTGCGCCTGCTGGATCTTCGTGGCTGTGCCCGCATCACACCTGCCGGCCTGCACGATCTGCCGTGTCAGG AGCTAGAACAGCTTCACTTGGGTCTTTATGGCACGTCAGATCGCTTGACTCTAGCCAAAGAGGGCAGCCACCTGTTGACTCAGAAGTGGTGCCACACTCTGCGGGAACTGGACTTGAGTGGCCAGGGCTTCAGTGAGAAAGACCTGGAGCAGGCCTTGGCTGCCTTCTCAGCCACCCGTGGGGGCTCACACCCAGCCCTATGCTCTGTCAACCTCAGGGGCACTCGGGTCACACCAAGCACAGTCAG CTCTGTCATCAGCAGCTGCCCAGGCCTGCTCTATCTCAACCTGGAGTCCTGCCGCTGCCTTCCTCGGGGCCTGAAGCGGGCCTACCGAGGCCAGGAGGAAGTCCAGTGGTGCCTGGAGCAGCTGCTCAccagcctcccctcctccagctAG
- the FBXL6 gene encoding F-box/LRR-repeat protein 6 isoform X1 has translation MAAGAARRARRRVRGAQPAGERARSAEDWWWDQLAPSGSGYHLLQSDSMLLVLPGPGPARPRVHRRAARRAQRQPAPAPRAPGAKARPRMAPAPEPPPGPDPGWGDRIPLEILLQIFGLLVAADGPVPFLGRAARVCRRWHQAASQPALWHTVTLSPSPAGRLAKSEAKAEKKLLASLEWLMPNRFSQLQRLTLIHWKSQVHPVLKLVSESCPRLTFLKLSDCHGVTSDTLIMLAKACPQLHSLDIQHSMVESTAVVSFLEEAGPRMRKLWLTYSSQTTAILGALLGSCCPQLQVLEVSTGINRSSTPLQLPVEGLQKGCPQLQVLRLLNLMWLPKPSGRVVTPGPGFPSLEELCLAGSTCNFVSNEALGRLLHGSPNLRLLDLRGCARITPAGLHDLPCQELEQLHLGLYGTSDRLTLAKEGSHLLTQKWCHTLRELDLSGQGFSEKDLEQALAAFSATRGGSHPALCSVNLRGTRVTPSTVSSVISSCPGLLYLNLESCRCLPRGLKRAYRGQEEVQWCLEQLLTSLPSSS, from the exons ATGGCTGCCGGGGCGGCGCGACGGGCCCGGCGCCGGGTTCGGGGCGCGCAGCCGGCCGGGGAGCGGGCTCGCTCGGCCGAGGACTGGTGGTGGGACCAGCTGGCGCCGAGCGGCTCCGGGTACCACCTGCTGCAGTCGGACAGCATGCTGCTGGTGCTGCCGGGCCCGGGGCCTGCCCGTCCCCGCGTGCACCggcgcgccgcccgccgcgctcAGCGGCagccggcccccgcgccccgcgccccgggcgccAAGGCCAGGCCTAGAATGGCGCCCGCCCCGGAGCCGCCGCCGGGGCCCGACCCGGGCTGGGGCGACCGCATCCCCCTGGAAATTCTCCTGCAGATCTTCGGGCTGCTGGTGGCGGCCGATGGGCCCGTGCCCTTCCTCGGCAG GGCTGCTCGCGTGTGCCGCCGCTGGCACCAGGCGGCCTCCCAGCCTGCGCTCTGGCACACCGTGACCCTGTCACCGTCGCCGGCTGGCCGCCTCGCCAAGAGTGAAGCCAAGGCCGAGAAGAAGCTTCTCGCCTCCCTGGAGTGGCTTATGCCCAATCG GTTCTCGCAGCTCCAGAGGCTGACCCTCATCCACTGGAAGTCCCAGGTACACCCCGTGTTGAAG CTGGTTAGCGAGTCCTGTCCTCGGCTCACCTTCCTCAAGCTTTCCGATTGCCATGGTGTAACCTCTGACACTCTGATTATGCTAGCCAAAGCCTGCCCTCAGCTCCACAGCCTGGACATACAGCACTCCATG GTGGAGTCCACAGCCGTGGTGAGCTTCTTGGAGGAGGCAGGGCCCCGAATGCGCAAGTTGTGGCTGACCTACAGCTCCCAGACAACAGCCATCCTGGGTGCGCTTCTG GGCAGCTGTTGCCCCCAGCTCCAGGTCCTGGAGGTGAGCACCGGCATCAACCGCAGCAGCACTCCTCTCCAGCTGCCTGTTGAGGGGCTGCAGAAGGGCTGCCCCCAGCTGCAG GTGCTGCGGCTCCTAAACCTGATGTGGCTGCCCAAGCCTTCCGGGCGAGTGGTGACTCCTGGCCCAGGCTTCCCCAGCCTTGAGGAGCTCTGCCTCGCCGGTTCCACCTGCAACTTTGTAAGCAACGAGGCCCTGGGCCGCCTGCTCCACGGCTCCCCTAACCTGCGCCTGCTGGATCTTCGTGGCTGTGCCCGCATCACACCTGCCGGCCTGCACGATCTGCCGTGTCAGG AGCTAGAACAGCTTCACTTGGGTCTTTATGGCACGTCAGATCGCTTGACTCTAGCCAAAGAGGGCAGCCACCTGTTGACTCAGAAGTGGTGCCACACTCTGCGGGAACTGGACTTGAGTGGCCAGGGCTTCAGTGAGAAAGACCTGGAGCAGGCCTTGGCTGCCTTCTCAGCCACCCGTGGGGGCTCACACCCAGCCCTATGCTCTGTCAACCTCAGGGGCACTCGGGTCACACCAAGCACAGTCAG CTCTGTCATCAGCAGCTGCCCAGGCCTGCTCTATCTCAACCTGGAGTCCTGCCGCTGCCTTCCTCGGGGCCTGAAGCGGGCCTACCGAGGCCAGGAGGAAGTCCAGTGGTGCCTGGAGCAGCTGCTCAccagcctcccctcctccagctAG